The Tripterygium wilfordii isolate XIE 37 chromosome 18, ASM1340144v1, whole genome shotgun sequence nucleotide sequence AGTTGCAAATCTATTATTGTGTTAACACTTTCGTTACTTAGACATGCAGTCTTTGTGCAGATTGTTATCTTTAGTACCTTTTTTCCATtgtgatgtttttgtttttctttttgagcaGGCAGACAGATTGGCAGGATTTACCCCTCCAGGAGCAGAACCTTATATATGAACTGGGCCAGGCTTTTGCTACCATTGGTATTGTGTCGCTTGGAATTTGGATGTCATCTCAGCTTTCATTGTAACTTCGAGAGTTCCTGGCCAAGTATATAAGTCAACATAGTTTTTACTCTCTTTGTCTGTATGTATATCATGgttgtatacatatatgcatagaAATCCCATATCTTAGTTTTCTGATTGCGCATTTTGATTCTACTGGCATTCAACTGCTACTTTAAATCAATCAAGTCCTCAGTTTTGCAAAGTTGTGGGTTGAGGCTTCATTATCTAGTCTAGTCCTTGTTTCTTTTGATTCACATGCGCATATGCTGAATGTTTTATTAGTCCTATTCAGTAAAGATACCTCGCAATTACCTGTAACTATTGCACATACTACTTCTCATTATTCATGTCCTTTGTCTTTTATGGGGTAGCGCTTTTGTTATCGTGTCTAACAGTTTATCAGCAGCTGTATATTCACTTTGATTGCAGAGCCAGATTCCAGGTATGAAGAGGCTGGTATGTTCTTAATGTTGTTGATAGATGTAGGATTAGTTATATCCGAGTTCAGAAAACGGTTCATGCTGGTATATTCAGTATTCCAGCAATTTGATATGATTTTACAGGTAATTACTTCATTTACGAATTCGTATCTAATTGTTCGTTAGAAGAGCACATATGTAGTTCATAATCTGAAAGatgtttgatattatatttggttGATCTGGGAAGAAGTAAGAAGTGAAGATCTGGAGAGTGAACTTGTAGCAGCTAGATCCCCAGAAAAACATATAGCGAATTCATGTCTCATAAGAAATTACAGGCTTAAGTTCCATTTAAGTTTATTACATGGATGAAATGGATCATGAGCCTTGATAATAGTATTACTCCTGATATTGAATTGAAGCTTGTTCATAGTTCATCATGGAAATGATCATAATCCTCATGACTATCATCGTAAATTGTgctgtaaaataaatattcattaTTCATAATCTCATCCAGCGTTAGCCTGCCATCCCCATCATCATCAGCCTGCAcccaaaccaaaagaaaaagtaatttttaataatggaaaataacaggaaaaaaaattaggaaaacTTTTGAGCTGTCAACTAATTAACCTCCTGGATTAGATAGCTAGAGTAATATCTAGCATATGAAAGCTCTCCAGGATGAAGATAATGAAGTATGGGTATCAGTTCCTCCACATCCAAtaatctgcaaaaaaaaaaataaaaaaaaaatttgaaaattaaattaacaaTCAGTtactagaaaatgaaaatgaataaGTTGTTTACATTTAAATCTAAATGGGGAAATTATATACTTGTCATTGTTCAAATCAAGCTCAGAAAACTTTTCATCAGATGTGGATATATTATCCCCTGAAGTTTCAAACTCTCTGTAAATCTTGTACGTAATGTAAGCATGTCGAGAGAACTCCTCGTAGTTGAGCTTCCCATCTTGATCATCATCCATCTGCCTGCAAATCAAAGACCACACATTTCATGTATGAATCAAACTCAATCTGATTGTAATGGAAATCCAAGTCTAATCGATACGAGTTCATTGGCACCAGTCACACTGTCTTAATTACTAAAAACCGTAGCGCCACTCACTTGGTTTTTCCAGTCAAAACCCATCTCTGCATTGCTCGATCGCTACTGTCTTCTGGGTGCAAGAAACTGTAAGAGAAGATCATTTCAAGTTGTGCATTGTTTGCAAGAGGAGAAAAAGTGCAAGGAAGAGGTAGGGAAATGAAAGAATGACAGAAAAATGAATACGTGTTGAACTCGTCGAAGCTGAGATATCCATTGCCATCAACATCTGCAGTCATGAACCTCTGCTTCCACCATCCAGCTTCGCCATGCCCCATTTCgtttttctctgttttgttaaagaaaagaaaacaaaagaatccCGGATTTTATAAGCTTAATTTTCTTTGCCTTTGTTAATTTTCTAGCCAACCAAACAGAGTATATACCACCTATCTATGAATAGCTTGAGCAGAGGTAAACAGTTTTTACCTATATCTTCGTCAGAAAACTGGGGCAGATACTCTTTAAAAGTGATAGCTCCATCGCCATTTGTATCTTTTAATTCGATCTCTTTGTGAGTTCTGTAACTCAAACGATCCATGGCTTGATGTGTATTCCAAGCCTCCATCTCCAATGGGGTGACAAACCCATCATTTGGTGCATTATCTAACAAGGGAAACAAAAACATCAATCTCAAGGTGATATTCAACTTCCCTTCATCCCCGAGATATTCACGTGCATCCGGAATGTCTTCGATATGAGAATTCTCTTCTGCATCGCTTGATCCTCTTTCATTGGCTGCTCTCTCTAATTTTGTTAGTAGAGGGTCAAAATTTGGTGCCGGAAATTTGTAACCAAGGCGGCGGCTGAGGCCAAGACGGCTACGGTCATCTTGGTTTTTTGGGGAGAGGAACAAGAAGATGATGAAGGCGGTGGCTAGAAGGGGATAGACCACCGCCTTCCCCATTTTCCAGTGAAGGCTCAATGGAAttgggaagagagagaaaagggtGAAAGATGGTTATTTTTGCTTTCttacctattttttttttgtgtttgggtgGAGGGAAAGACGGTTATTGACAGTTAAAAGGGAAGGTCACATCTAAATATATGTACAGAGAATCATGGGCCAGACAGCTAAGCAATCGATTGGCCCAGTTCGGAAGAATAAGATTAATGGGCCGGTACTCTGGTAGTACTGTTTTCTGAAACAAGAAAGGCCAAGGCAACACCTTGATGCACGCCTGATTAAAGCTAAAAAGGATTTTTGAGCGAGCATCGAGCCAGCCAGGTCCAAACATAATGAAGATGCCCTTAATATAATGAATATGAGGGGTTCAAACATTAAACAAAAGCGAGGGATTAGTCAGGGAACACTTTAGTTGAAGGAACAGACAAAAATAGACTAGCTCTTTGAACGAAGGTAAATGCAGAAAATAATAGTAACATTATTAGCTAAGTAAGTGAAATGTGAAATTTATTTCATGATGGTGCAATGACTCCAAAATTAGGGTGTAAGTAAAACCATATACTCCAGCCCACGTAGTGTTGTGGGAAACCATTGTCCACCAGAAATCCATAGAAAATCCAACATTTTCAATCTTAATACAAAAACCAGCAGCAAAGAATATATGGGTTCAACCACTCCGAATACTATTATATCATTGGAAATAGAAAACTTCCAACCCTGTGGAAATATGTTGTAGAAATGCAAAGATCCGATCCCGTCAAagattaaactcaataaaaataaaataaaaagaggaATAC carries:
- the LOC119983636 gene encoding reticulocalbin-2-like isoform X1, with protein sequence MGKAVVYPLLATAFIIFLFLSPKNQDDRSRLGLSRRLGYKFPAPNFDPLLTKLERAANERGSSDAEENSHIEDIPDAREYLGDEGKLNITLRLMFLFPLLDNAPNDGFVTPLEMEAWNTHQAMDRLSYRTHKEIELKDTNGDGAITFKEYLPQFSDEDIEKNEMGHGEAGWWKQRFMTADVDGNGYLSFDEFNTYSFFCHSFISLPLPCTFSPLANNAQLEMIFSYSFLHPEDSSDRAMQRWVLTGKTKQMDDDQDGKLNYEEFSRHAYITYKIYREFETSGDNISTSDEKFSELDLNNDKLLDVEELIPILHYLHPGELSYARYYSSYLIQEADDDGDGRLTLDEIMNNEYLFYSTIYDDSHEDYDHFHDEL
- the LOC119983636 gene encoding reticulocalbin-2-like isoform X2 yields the protein MGKAVVYPLLATAFIIFLFLSPKNQDDRSRLGLSRRLGYKFPAPNFDPLLTKLERAANERGSSDAEENSHIEDIPDAREYLGDEGKLNITLRLMFLFPLLDNAPNDGFVTPLEMEAWNTHQAMDRLSYRTHKEIELKDTNGDGAITFKEYLPQFSDEDIEKNEMGHGEAGWWKQRFMTADVDGNGYLSFDEFNTFLHPEDSSDRAMQRWVLTGKTKQMDDDQDGKLNYEEFSRHAYITYKIYREFETSGDNISTSDEKFSELDLNNDKLLDVEELIPILHYLHPGELSYARYYSSYLIQEADDDGDGRLTLDEIMNNEYLFYSTIYDDSHEDYDHFHDEL